From one Triticum aestivum cultivar Chinese Spring chromosome 4B, IWGSC CS RefSeq v2.1, whole genome shotgun sequence genomic stretch:
- the LOC123092270 gene encoding vegetative cell wall protein gp1, which yields MSPPIPPPPPPLPANSSTTAASAPGVTASLSAGTTALLSAPVLTAPGTTPGQGQPQAPVQHSSPPSPPPQPQQFTPEAMAGVLNDLVTAVQGIRLYLAGPYGPPPPLHPAMAAGQQALPWYSASGAITGLHPAMAAGQQALPWYSAPGAVTGGYPALPAPAAARPPWAQWPPQITPAAPPLLATTGPQWPTWTAPAAPSSVAPYLPAASEQGPPPAPPSPNLGTGASEQGQTQQLLPASPPAPTPQAPVQLHQAPPPSTVPPPAPRATGRPLHQV from the coding sequence ATGTCTCCGCCaattccaccgccaccaccaccgctgcccgccaactcctccaccaccgccgcctctgCGCCGGGCGTCACGGCCTCGCTCTCGGCGGGCACCACTGCGTTGCTCTCAGCGCCGGTCCTAACGGCACCCGGCACCACGCCGGGCCAAGGGCAGCCACAGGCCCCCGTCCAACACTCGTCGCCGCCATCACCTCCCCCGCAGCCGCAACAGTTCACGCCGGAGGCCATGGCGGGCGTCCTCAACGACCTCGTCACCGCGGTTCAAGGGATCCGCCTCTACCTGGCAGGTCCGTACGGGCCGCCCCCACCACTCCATCCAGCCATGGCCGCGGGTCAGCAGGCGCTTCCGTGGTACTCGGCATCGGGGGCCATCACCGGACTCCATCCAGCCATGGCCGCGGGTCAGCAGGCGCTTCCGTGGTACTCGGCACCGGGGGCCGTCACCGGAGGCTACCCGGCGCTCCCCGCCCCAGCGGCCGCACGGCCGCCTTGGGCGCAGTGGCCGCCTCAGATCACGCCGGCAGCCCCGCCACTTCTCGCCACCACGGGGCCGCAGTGGCCCACCTGGACCGCGCCGGCCGCGCCGTCCTCCGTCGCGCCCTACCTTCCAGCGGCCTCGGAGCAGGGTCCTCCACCGGCCCCGCCCAGCCCTAACCTGGGCACCGGCGCCTCGGAGCAGGGCCAGACCCAGCAGCTTCTTCCGGCGTCACCGCCGGCCCCCACGCCGCAGGCGCCGGTGCAGCTCCACCAGGCGCCGCCGCCATCGACAGTACCACCACCCGCGCCTAGGGCTACGGGTCGGCCCCTGCACCAGGTGTAG